The following DNA comes from Glaciihabitans arcticus.
AGAGAGTGCCCGGCTCCATGCAGAGGCCGTGGATGTCACGGCTCTCCCGTCGCGTTTCACCGCCGGCGCACGTCATCCTCTCAACCTGCTCATGGAGCAGATGGGCGACATCTTCATCGGTATGGGCTGGGAGATCGCGGAGGGCCCCGAACTCGAGAACGAGTGGTTCAACTTCGACGCGCTGAACTTCGACGAGGACCACCCGGCCCGCGCCATGCAGGACACCTTCTTCCTCGACCCCGTCGACTCGCACCTCGTGCTGCGCACCCACACGAGCCCCGTGCAGATCCGCTCGCTGCTGACGCGCGAGCTGCCGGTCTACGTCGTCGCGCCCGGTCGCGTCTACCGAACCGACGAGCTCGACGCGACGCACACCCCCGTCTTCCACCAGATCGAGGGCATCGCCATCGACAAGGGACTCACCATGGCGCACCTGCGCGGCACCCTCGAGCACCTGGCCCGCCAGGTCTTCGGCGAAGGCGCGCAGATCCGACTGCGCCCCAACTATTTCCCGTTCACCGAGCCGAGCGCCGAGATGGACGTGTGGCAGCCGAACGCCAAGGGCGGCGCGCGCTGGGTGGAGTGGGGCGGCTGCGGAATGGTCAACCAGAACCTTCTGCGCGCGGCAGGCATCGACCCCGAGGTCTACCAGGGCTTCGCCTTCGGCATGGGCATCGAGCGCACGCTGCAGTTCCGCAACGACATGAATGACATGAGAGACATGGTCGAGGGCGATATCCGCTTCAGCCAGCAGTTCGGAATGGTGGTCTGATGCGCGTCCCGCTTAGCTGGCTCGGCGAGTACGTCGACCTGCCCGAAACCGCCACGCTCGACCACGTTCACGAAGCACTCGTCAAGGTCGGCTTCGAAGAAGAGGATGTGCACGGCTTCGACCTCACCGGCCCGGTCGTCGTCGGACGCGTTCTCGCCTTCGACCCCGAACCGCAGTCCAACGGCAAGACCATCAACTGGTGCCAGGTCGACGTCGGTGAAGGAATCCCCCGAGGCATCGTCTGCGGCGCTCACAACTTCTCCGTCGGCGACAAGGTCGTGGTCTCGCTGCCCGGTGCCGTGCTGCCCGGCCCGTTCCCGATCGCCGCGCGCAAGACCTACGGTCACGTCTCTGACGGCATGATCGCCTCGGCCCGCGAGCTCGGGCTCGGAGAGGAGCACGACGGCATCCTGCTGCTCTCCTCCCTGGGACTCGACCCCGAGGTCGGCGTCGACGCCATCGCCCTTCTGGGGCTGGATGACGCGGCCGTCGAGATCAACGTCACTCCCGACCGCGGCTACGCGTTCTCGCTGCGCGGTGTCGCGCGCGAGTACTCGCACTCGACCGGAGCTGCCTTCCGCGATCCCGCCGCGGCCGTCACGATCACTGAGGCCAGCGGCTTCCCCGTCGTGGTGACCGATGACGCTCCCATCCGTGGCGAGCGTGGTGCGAGCGTCTTCGA
Coding sequences within:
- the pheS gene encoding phenylalanine--tRNA ligase subunit alpha translates to MSEHIEISEKSVADATDAALNAIATAATVSELKAVRNAHVGETSTLAQLGGALRNVPNDQKAAAGKLVGQAKARVTQAVAAREEQLAVAEESARLHAEAVDVTALPSRFTAGARHPLNLLMEQMGDIFIGMGWEIAEGPELENEWFNFDALNFDEDHPARAMQDTFFLDPVDSHLVLRTHTSPVQIRSLLTRELPVYVVAPGRVYRTDELDATHTPVFHQIEGIAIDKGLTMAHLRGTLEHLARQVFGEGAQIRLRPNYFPFTEPSAEMDVWQPNAKGGARWVEWGGCGMVNQNLLRAAGIDPEVYQGFAFGMGIERTLQFRNDMNDMRDMVEGDIRFSQQFGMVV